A stretch of Episyrphus balteatus chromosome 2, idEpiBalt1.1, whole genome shotgun sequence DNA encodes these proteins:
- the LOC129909957 gene encoding RAB6-interacting golgin, which translates to MSDKFNGFSPEDISKITSNTAKTMKSATIRNHGIRRMPDKKDLARSQENLKIKKPDRKINIKGQMPTQPPTLQQQEESIMDEINLNKSMSKSIEGALFYQPIPNTLQQNQNEQLDVSSSSDSPVENNSLNNSSILPEPSENIESSPFKGISLKDFEVHRKIIEEQNKQKKDLLHKAIEAHSQKTAAEAKKIEEIKIELSKLDNELATDVALLRKQIDSACIQYANIEKQYNKVEAQFLKAKIELHNASEKKELLTEHLCTVIAHNEDRKAQKLSELMHKVGLTPSGELAETSNGFHNTDSPSI; encoded by the exons ATGTCGGATAAATTTAACGGTTTTAGTCCAGAAGATATCAGCAAAATTACATCAAACACAGCAAAAACAA TGAAATCCGCTACAATCAGAAATCATGGAATCCGAAGAATGCCTGATAAAAAGGATCTTGCACGATCgcaggaaaatttaaaaataaaaaagccggatcgaaaaataaacataaaaggTCAAATGCCAACCCAACCACCAACATTACAACAGCAAGAGGAATCAATAATggatgaaataaatttgaataaaagcaTGTCCAAATCCATTGAAGGTGCATTGTTCTATCAACCAATTCCAAATACTCtacaacaaaatcaaaatgagCAATTAGATGTCTCGTCATCATCTGATAGCCCAGTTGAAAACAATTCATTGAATAATTCCTCAATATTACCAGAACCATCTGAAAATATTGAATCGTCTCCATTCAAGGGAATATCACTCAAAGATTTTGAAGTTCATCGCAAAATAATTGAAGAACAAAACAAACAGAAGAAGGATTTGCTTCATAAAGCTATCGAAGCACA TTCACAAAAAACTGCTGCCGAAGCAAAGAAAATCGAAGAAATCAAAATCGAGCTATCAAAGTTGGACAATGAACTTGCTACCGACGTGGCTCTCTTAAGGAAACAAATTGATTCCGCTTGCATTCAGTATGCGAATATTGA aaaacaatACAACAAAGTTGAGGCCCAGTTcttaaaagctaaaatagaaTTGCACAATGCTTCTGAGAAGAAAGAACTACTCACCGAACATTTGTGCACTGTAATTGCGCACAATGAAGACAGAAAGGCACAAAAATTATCAGAGTTAATGCACAAAGTGGGATTAACTCCATCTGGAGAGTTGGCTGAAACTTCAAATGGATTTCACAACACTGATTCTCCATCTATTTAG
- the LOC129908256 gene encoding uncharacterized protein LOC129908256 codes for MANGSGGNGSGGGNSSEGSSSREDGSLYFKKIGSALFYGMASFMITVVNKTVLTSYQFPSFLFLSLGQLCASIVVLYMGKRLRLVTFPDISRDSFGKIFPLPLIFLGNMMFGLGGTKELSLPMFAALRRFSILMTMLLELKILKIRPSTAVQVSVYAMIGGALLAASDDLSFNLKGYGYVMITNSLTAANGVFVKKKLDTIDMGKYGLMFYNSLFMFIPALMITLFTGDLEQSVNFSQWNNIFFIVQFLMSCFMGFVLSYSTMLCTQYNSALTTTIVGCLKNICVTYLGMFIGGDYIFSWVNCIGINISVFASLLYTYVTFRRKQAPDKELLIPLSKVESVYLFLCYSVKESNTKKKLYVYMYRHEHYQFLWSYLHQSVKVSGIMLRRLPDVLLQRSKIPLMRAEFSMAENLTIPKNESFNAKLNEETQTEIPENLDNFTKEFMGNRIEVSPFQRFLLSAGSSVAAIVDPHRHDMIACLGETTGTNALQNMLETMKATEEGQRILADKPRINTTTVDMNYLRSLPEDSFGRSYVKFLDDNHVTPDSRMEVRFIEDAQLAYVMTRYRECHDLVHTILGMPTNMLGEVAVKWVEALNTGLPMCYGGAVFGAARLRPKQRKEYTSRYLPWSIQNGKSIKPLMAVYWEERWKQPISELRDELGIILLT; via the exons ATGGCGAACGGCAGCGGTGGCAACGGCAGCGGCGGCGGCAACTCTTCAGAAGGTTCTTCATCCCGCGAAGATGGGTCAttgtactttaaaaaaatcggtTCCGCTCTTTTCTACGGAATGGCTTCCTTCATGATAACCGTCGTCAATAAAACAGTCCTCACATCTTATCAATTCCCCTCGTTTCTATTCCTAAGTTTGGGTCAACTATGTGCCAGCATTGTAGTCCTTTATATGGGAAAACGTCTCCGCTTGGTCACATTCCCCGACATTAGCCGAGACTCATTTGGAAAGATATTTCCTCTCCCTTTGATATTCCTCGGCAATATGATGTTCGGTCTGGGGGGTACAAAGGAACTTAGTCTTCCTATGTTTGCTGCATTGCGCAGATTTTCAATTCTTATGACCATGTTGTTGGAATTGAAAATCCTGAAAATACGCCCCTCGACAGCTGTACAAGTGAGTGTATATGCAATGATTGGAGGTGCTCTCTTAGCAGCCAGTGACGATCTATCGTTCAATCTAAAAGGCTATGGCTATGTAATGATTACAAACAGTCTAACTGCAGCCAATGGAGTATTCGTAAAAAAGAAATTGGACACCATCGATATGGGAAAGTATGGCTTGATGTTTTACAATTCACTCTTCATGTTCATTCCCGCCCTTATGATTACCCTATTTACTGGAGATCTGGAGCAATCGGTTAATTTCTCACAATGGAACAATATCTTCTTTATTGTACAATTCCTTATGAGTTGTTTTATGGGTTTTGTTTTATCCTACAGCACAATGCTGTGCACGCAATATAATTCAGCTCTAACAACAACAATTGTTGGATGCTTGAAAAACATATGCGTGACATACTTGGGTATGTTTATCGGTGGCGATTACATATTCTCATGGGTTAATTGTATTGGAATCAATATAAGTGTGTTTGCTAGTCTGTTGTATACATATGTGACTTTTAGGAGAAAGCAAGCACCGGATAAGGAATTGCTGATACCGTTGAGTAAAGTTGAGTCGGTATA TTTATTCCTTTGTTATTCAGTAAAagaatcaaatacaaaaaaaaaattatacgtaTACATGTATCGTCATGAACATTATCAATTTCTATGGTCTTATCTTCATCAATCTGTAAAAGTTTCAGGCATTATGTTGCGACGACTTCCTGATGTTCTATTACAGAGATCAAAAATACCTCTAATGCGTGCTGAATTTTCTATGGCCGAGAATTTGACTATACCTAAAAATGAATCATTCAATGCCAAACTCAATGAAGAAACTCAAACTGAAATCCCAGAAAACTTAGATAACTTTACTAAAGAGTTTATGGGCAATCGGATTGAAGTATCGCCATTTCAAAGATTCCTTCTAAGTGCAGGTTCTTCAGTGGCAGCAATCGTTGACCCACATCG TCATGATATGATTGCTTGCTTGGGTGAAACAACTGGAACAAATGCCCTCCAAAATATGCTTGAAACTATGAAAGCCACCGAAGAAGGACAGCGCATTTTAGCTGATAAACCACGTATCAATACAACAACAGTTGATATGAATTATCTACGAAGTTTGCCTGAAGATAGCTTTGGAAGATCATATGTTAAGTTTTTGGATGATAAT catGTGACGCCTGACTCACGAATGGAGGTTCGATTTATAGAAGATGCACAGCTGGCTTATGTTATGACAAGATATCGAGAATGCCATGACCTAGTGCACACGATCTTAGGTATGCCTACTAATATGTTGGGTGAAGTTGCTGTCAAATGGGTGGAAGCTTTAAACACTGGATTGCCGATGTGTTATGGTGGTGCTGTCTTTGGAGCTGCTCGCCTAAGGCCAAA ACAAAGGAAAGAATATACATCTAGATACCTTCCATGGTCGATTCAAAATGGAAAATCAATCAAACCACTAATGGCTGTATATTGGGAAGAAAGATGGAAACAGCCAATTTCTGAATTACGTGATGAATTGGGTATTATTCTGCTTACTTAA
- the LOC129910535 gene encoding DNA-directed RNA polymerase III subunit RPC7, with protein MAGRGGRGGKTSSLTQEQLQAMGCIGKDMPQVQLAPPPTFPPLMSKPVTMETTASQNYQILWKEDFLSHMRDSPYYIMPKLTKANILRYSDQYNNALENSKTKTKADIPWQLMPSELSPMFNKRKTNSAAGGTNVPSKKSKTANIDDRLKVLEEKEKTDGDPELNEKKASDSEAEEEEEEDGMKADDEMDDENDYGNSYFDNGEAYNEEDDNLDDGPVY; from the exons ATGGCTGGCAGAGGAGGACGTGGTGGCAAGACTTCGTCTTTAACCCAAGAACAACTTCAAGCAATGGGTTGCATTGGAAAAGACATGCCTCAAGTTCAACTAGCACCTCCACCAACATTTCCACCTCTAATGTCAAAGCCTGTTACAATGGAG ACAACAGCTTCCCAAAACTATCAAATCCTCTGGAAGGAAGATTTCTTAAGTCACATGCGAGATTCTCcttattacattatgccaaaactCACAAAAGCCAATATCCTGCGATATTCTGATCAATATAAT AATGCATtagaaaattccaaaacaaaaacaaaagcagATATTCCTTGGCAATTAATGCCAAGTGAATTGTCTCCTATGTTTAACAAACGGAAAACAAATAGCGCCGCAGGTGGAACTAATGTTCCATCGAAAAAGTCTAAAACAGCCAACATCGATGATAGACTTAAAGttcttgaagaaaaagaaaagactGATGGTGATCCGGAATTAAATGAGAAGAAAGCATCAGATTCTGAAGCTGAGGAAGAGGAAGAagag GATGGTATGAAAGCCGATGATGAAATGGATGATGAAAATGATTATGGTAACAGCTATTTTGATAATGGAGAAGCTTACAATGAAGAAGATGATAATTTAGATGATGGACctgtttattaa